One part of the Pseudomonadota bacterium genome encodes these proteins:
- a CDS encoding DUF692 domain-containing protein, with protein MKKNFNLPILGAGAGLRHEHFDQILQTTPEFKWFEVISDDFMDFGGYSRDRLMQISERYQLISHGVCLAIGSTDPLDREYLRRLKKFCLDIGSPWTSDHLCFTKVDHTNMLDLMPLPFTKETVEHVVERVKIVQQELELPFLLENVTRYVTVSDREMSEGEFISEIVTRADCGLLLDITNVYLNSQFHGYDAQHFISSLPLERVGQIHLAGWVPTEDGSIIDSHDGPVQPEVWELFKKTIELTGPTSVLVEWDNLLPSVDRLLAETVMADQVIMQHAGFGEGR; from the coding sequence GTGAAGAAGAACTTTAACCTGCCAATACTTGGTGCTGGAGCTGGACTACGCCACGAGCATTTCGATCAGATCCTTCAAACTACCCCAGAATTTAAGTGGTTTGAGGTCATCTCGGATGACTTTATGGATTTTGGTGGGTATTCGCGCGATCGTTTAATGCAGATTAGCGAGCGATACCAGCTTATCTCGCACGGAGTTTGTCTCGCAATCGGTTCAACCGATCCCCTTGATAGGGAGTATCTCAGAAGATTGAAAAAATTCTGTCTAGATATCGGCTCGCCCTGGACCTCAGACCACCTCTGTTTTACTAAGGTCGATCACACAAATATGCTCGACCTTATGCCGCTGCCATTTACAAAGGAAACGGTTGAGCACGTTGTCGAAAGGGTTAAGATCGTTCAGCAGGAGCTTGAGCTCCCATTTTTGTTAGAGAACGTGACTCGTTACGTTACTGTATCCGATCGAGAGATGTCTGAGGGTGAGTTTATATCTGAGATCGTAACACGGGCAGATTGCGGGCTCTTGCTTGATATTACCAATGTTTACCTAAACTCTCAGTTTCATGGCTACGATGCCCAGCACTTTATCTCCTCGCTACCACTGGAGCGAGTCGGACAGATTCATCTGGCCGGATGGGTACCCACTGAGGATGGCTCTATTATCGATAGCCACGATGGACCCGTGCAACCGGAGGTATGGGAGCTCTTTAAAAAGACTATAGAGTTAACCGGACCAACCTCCGTCCTTGTAGAGTGGGATAATCTACTCCCCTCCGTAGATAGGCTGCTGGCTGAAACCGTAATGGCCGATCAGGTAATAATGCAGCATGCCGGCTTCGGAGAGGGGCGTTAG
- a CDS encoding acyl-CoA thioesterase, with the protein MTDQGTRNPAIRSIMMPRDTNALGSIFGGHILSLLDLAAGQHARSVSPKKYVTKVMREVEFIAPVFIGDSVSFYCSTLAIGRTSITIKVEVEATRGVDSLHTTAVTTAEVVMVAVDSNHHPIPIFDQA; encoded by the coding sequence ATGACAGACCAAGGCACCCGTAACCCCGCAATCCGCTCGATCATGATGCCGCGTGATACTAATGCGCTCGGCAGCATCTTCGGAGGCCATATTTTAAGCCTCCTCGACTTAGCCGCCGGTCAGCATGCCCGTTCGGTCTCGCCTAAGAAGTATGTTACTAAGGTGATGCGAGAGGTTGAGTTTATAGCTCCTGTATTTATCGGCGATTCGGTTAGCTTTTATTGTAGCACCTTAGCTATAGGAAGAACCTCTATCACCATTAAGGTTGAGGTTGAGGCTACGCGTGGCGTTGATTCACTCCATACCACAGCCGTAACAACAGCAGAGGTTGTGATGGTTGCTGTTGACTCAAATCACCACCCTATACCGATATTCGATCAGGCATAG